One stretch of Leishmania panamensis strain MHOM/PA/94/PSC-1 chromosome 29 sequence DNA includes these proteins:
- a CDS encoding hypothetical protein (TriTrypDB/GeneDB-style sysID: LpmP.29.2310), whose protein sequence is MFNPYDPRRVYIDPNPSSASISFPYTSATDSTQVPLGSRPEGNVLYVTPPFPSQVSGTPSASNSTTEFANSQLLGTHSASLKTGETSTAATMGAPATAASSVSLVNLMQPSQSPSNISYDPSRMSSNTTTSFSRYPAAQTVFSQPNTPLQATQTQILQQPLVLQAHSPSQAFTAQGAAATPPSRQRLMLISGPAPTTSMNPFYPYQTAAATGAAAAIQSGSSHHPPSTTTQLISPLQLTSPTSQGHAGSGNFAYVVESGSPAPLLAYSVSQPPFVSIASQHWPPAAAVTMLSSASETPTMAPRESTSGVDAASLQSPTPDVLSRGAMESQGHYPGSFLTSSDTALANMSAVRAGGTTAAAGGSPEGMQPAALGVRNFSAPEPVGSCLLPNLPLDPIIPPLALPCPRWGKLPRS, encoded by the coding sequence ATGTTTAACCCATACGATCCACGAAGGGTCTACATCGATCCGAACCCGAGTAGCGCCTCCATCTCTTTCCCCTACACTTCTGCCACGGACTCTACCCAGGTGCCGCTTGGGTCCAGACCTGAGGGAAATGTTCTGTATGTGACGCCACCTTTTCCCTCACAGGTATCAGGGACCCCATCGGCTTCCAACAGCACAACAGAGTTCGCCaactcgcagctgctgggcacTCACTCGGCGAGCCTCAAGACTGGTGAGAcatccaccgccgccaccatggGCGCcccggccaccgccgcttcgtCTGTTTCCCTTGTGAACTTGATGCAGCCCTCACAGTCACCGTCGAACATCTCGTATGATCCTTCTCGGATGAGCAGTAACACAACGACGTCGTTCTCACGATACCCCGCAGCGCAGACGGTGTTCTCGCAGCCTAACACACCTCTGCAAGCCACGCAGACGCAGATCCTACAACAACCGCTCGTGCTTCAGGCCCACTCTCCTTCGCAAGCCTTTACTGCACAGGGGGCAGCGGCCACCCCGCCATCGAGGCAGCGGCTCATGCTAATCTCTGGTCCTGCTCCGACGACGTCCATGAACCCCTTTTACCCATATCAGaccgccgcagcaacaggcgctgccgcggccatACAGAGCGGCTCCTCTCATCACCCACCCTCCACGACTACCCAGCTTATTTCACCACTGCAACTCACCTCGCCCACCTCGCAGGGCCACGCCGGGAGTGGAAACTTCGCTTACGTTGTAGAGTCCGGCTCACCCGCTCCGCTTCTCGCGTACTCGGTGTCTCAACCGCCCTTTGTCTCCATCGCCAGTCAGCACTGGCCGCCTGCCGCGGCCGTGACCATGCTATCGAGTGCCTCGGAAACGCCGACCATGGCGCCGCGGGAGAGTACGTCGGGCGTCGACGCGGCCTCACTACAGTCGCCGACGCCCGACGTACTCTCCCGCGGCGCCATGGAATCGCAGGGTCACTACCCTGGATCTTTTCTTACTTCCTCAGACACGGCCTTGGCTAACATGTCGGCTGTGCGCGCTGGTggcacgacggcggcggcgggcggcTCGCCGGAGGGCATGCAACCTGCTGCCCTCGGTGTACGTAATTTCTCTGCGCCAGAGCCGGTTGGAAGCTGCCTGCTACCGAATCTACCCCTCGACCCTATCATTCCACCACTTGCCCTGCCCTGCCCGCGGTGGGGCAAGCTTCCGCGCTCGTAG